From Vicinamibacteria bacterium:
ACCTCTGGCGCGGGGAGCGCGCGGAGTCGCTGCTGTGGCTGGTCCTCGGCCTCACCACCCTGGGCCTACAGGAGAGCCTCAAGGTACTGGTGGCGCGCCCGCGCCCCCATCTCTGGCCGGGGCTGATCCCGCAATCCGGATTTGCGTTCCCGAGCGGCCATGCCCTCGCGTCCGCCACCTTCTACCCGCTTCTGGCTCGGGACGTGGCTCACGGCTGGCCCCGCGCCCGATATCTCGCCTGGGGCACCGCCGCCGGCCTCGCCCTCTTCATCGGGGTCGGGAGGCTCTACCTCGGCGTCCACTGGCCGAGCGACGTGCTCGCCGGCTGGGCGTTGGGCGCGGGGCAGACCGCGCTCGGCCTCCGCCTCCTCGAGGGACGCCGCATGCCACCCCCGCCGGACGCTTGAGCGCGTCCGGCCGCGACGTCCTGCTCGTCTTCTTGAAGGCGGCCCGCCCGGGAGCCGTGAAGACCCGCCTCGCCGCTGCCCTCGGCAAGGCGGCCGCGGCCGAGCTGTACCGGGTCCTGGCCGAGGCGGAGGTCCGCCACACCACCCCCCGCCGGGGAGAATACGAGCGGCGGTTCTGCTTCACGCCCAAGGGAGCGCGCGCGGCCATGGAGGCCTGGTTTCCGGAGGAGGTCTTCGTGCCCCAGGAGGGGGCGGACCTGGGGGCCCGCATGGCGAGGGCGTTCGACCGGGCCTTCCGCGACGGCGCCCGCCGTGTGGCTATCATCGGCGGCGACGTGCCCGCGGTCTCGAGGGAGATCGTCCGGGAGGCGTTCCGGTCGCTCAAGGGTTACGACGTGGTCCTGGGTCCCGCCCGCGACGGCGGCTACTATCTCCTGGCCCTGAGCCGCCCGCGGCCCGGACTCTTCCGGGGAATTGCGTGGGGCTCATCGTCCGTCCTGGCCGCGACGGTCAAGAAGGCAAGGGGGCTGGCGGTGCGGCTGCTGGAGCCGCTCACCGACATCGACACCCTCGGGGACCTCAGGACCGAGTGGAGGCGCCTCGCCCCGCTCCTGGCGGCCCACCCCGCCCTGCGCCGAGGCATCGCCCGCGCTCTGAAGGGGAGCCCGGGCGTTTCCGGCTGAGGGAGCGGCCCACGGCCTAGCGGGGCGAGCTCACTTCTTCAAGCTGCCGACATAGGCCACGAGGGCGTCCAGATCCTCGGGGGGGAGGTGTTTGAAGGAGATCATGGGAGGCGTGCGTGTGGCCTTGGCCTTGGCCGCCTGCTCACGGGGGTTGGTGAGCCACTCCTTGATGTCCGCCGCGGAGAGCTTGCTGCCCATGCCGTCCAGAACTCCCTTGGCGTTGCCGACGCCCCCGACGGAGTGGCACGTCCGGCAATGCTGCTCCGAGAACAGCGCCTTGCCACGCTCGACATCCTTGGCTTCCTCGGCAGATGCGAGGGTCCCCAGGGCCACGGCGGCCGCGAGCCCGAGCAGGCATCGACGACGCATAACACCTCCTTGTGATCCTCCTCCGGCGACGCGCATTCTCGTCGCGGGGGGAGGCCCGGTCAACTCGGGGGGGCGGTCGAGACGGGCCGGCTCGGGGGCATAGCGGACGAGCCGGTCCCGGTTAGAGCGCTCGCCCCCGAAGCCGGAGGCTCAGTGCACCCCCGCCTTCCCCCGCTTGATCAGGGACAGGAACTCTTCCCGGGTCTGGACCTGGTCGCGGAAGGAGCCGAGCATGCACGAGGTCACCGCCACCGAGTTCTGCTTCTCAACCCCCCGCATCATCATGCAGAAATGCATGGCCTCGATGACCACC
This genomic window contains:
- a CDS encoding phosphatase PAP2 family protein; protein product: MEGDILLWIHGWAGPASDAAFWLSHQLADLRFCSILVSLACLWHLWRGERAESLLWLVLGLTTLGLQESLKVLVARPRPHLWPGLIPQSGFAFPSGHALASATFYPLLARDVAHGWPRARYLAWGTAAGLALFIGVGRLYLGVHWPSDVLAGWALGAGQTALGLRLLEGRRMPPPPDA
- a CDS encoding TIGR04282 family arsenosugar biosynthesis glycosyltransferase gives rise to the protein MSASGRDVLLVFLKAARPGAVKTRLAAALGKAAAAELYRVLAEAEVRHTTPRRGEYERRFCFTPKGARAAMEAWFPEEVFVPQEGADLGARMARAFDRAFRDGARRVAIIGGDVPAVSREIVREAFRSLKGYDVVLGPARDGGYYLLALSRPRPGLFRGIAWGSSSVLAATVKKARGLAVRLLEPLTDIDTLGDLRTEWRRLAPLLAAHPALRRGIARALKGSPGVSG
- a CDS encoding cytochrome c, whose product is MRRRCLLGLAAAVALGTLASAEEAKDVERGKALFSEQHCRTCHSVGGVGNAKGVLDGMGSKLSAADIKEWLTNPREQAAKAKATRTPPMISFKHLPPEDLDALVAYVGSLKK